The Muricauda sp. SCSIO 65647 genome includes a region encoding these proteins:
- a CDS encoding DUF2071 domain-containing protein, which produces MLRSLKNHPFAVEAFFESSLVLTFAFPKRQLQNLIPDCLELDTFEDTWAFVAVAMVQTKHLRPKGFPKFMGNDFFLIGYRIFVKYTTNAGKRLRGLYILKSETDKRKMAFFGNMFTHYHYSKIDIHRKENNGLVEIRSSKSGFKIRADISNKNVVVPEHSPFSDWKEARRFAGPLPFTFTYQPQRKEVLIIEGVRQNWKPRPVAILDYQVAFLDTLKLKSPVLANAFIIENIPYYWKKGKKERWGS; this is translated from the coding sequence ATGCTCAGGTCATTAAAAAACCATCCTTTCGCTGTTGAGGCTTTTTTTGAAAGTTCACTGGTCTTGACTTTTGCGTTTCCAAAAAGACAATTGCAAAATCTGATTCCAGACTGTTTGGAGCTTGATACTTTTGAGGATACTTGGGCCTTTGTTGCAGTGGCGATGGTTCAAACCAAGCACTTGCGACCTAAAGGTTTTCCGAAATTCATGGGCAATGATTTTTTTCTGATTGGGTATCGCATCTTTGTCAAATACACGACCAATGCTGGTAAAAGGCTAAGAGGGCTATACATTCTGAAATCGGAAACCGACAAAAGGAAGATGGCGTTTTTTGGAAATATGTTTACCCATTATCATTATAGTAAAATCGACATTCATAGAAAGGAAAACAACGGCTTGGTGGAAATACGTTCCTCAAAATCCGGATTCAAAATTAGGGCTGACATTTCGAACAAAAATGTGGTAGTTCCCGAACACTCTCCTTTTTCAGATTGGAAAGAAGCTAGACGCTTTGCCGGACCGTTACCCTTCACATTCACTTATCAGCCCCAAAGAAAAGAAGTTCTAATTATAGAAGGAGTGAGACAAAATTGGAAACCCAGACCTGTTGCTATACTGGATTATCAAGTTGCTTTCTTGGATACCCTAAAGTTAAAAAGCCCCGTTTTGGCAAATGCTTTTATTATTGAAAACATTCCATATTACTGGAAAAAAGGAAAAAAAGAACGATGGGGCAGTTAA
- a CDS encoding DUF4172 domain-containing protein yields the protein MERTFRNRATEAIINLMVSEAIKTSEIEGEYLSRNDVMSSLRRNLGLKPELPLTEDKRAEGVDEARDMKSIFEPIVR from the coding sequence ATTGAAAGGACTTTCCGAAACCGAGCAACGGAGGCCATAATCAACCTTATGGTTTCAGAAGCGATAAAGACCTCTGAAATTGAGGGAGAATATCTAAGTCGAAATGATGTAATGTCTTCCCTCAGAAGAAATCTGGGTCTTAAACCAGAATTACCATTGACCGAAGACAAAAGAGCTGAGGGGGTGGACGAAGCACGTGATATGAAGTCAATATTTGAACCAATAGTTCGTTAA
- a CDS encoding alpha/beta fold hydrolase, which produces MKKIKNTILGFLFVILAQLAIGQQGKEKSNKEISHSVTYLETAHRKIEVNGLSIFYRETGDPNKETILMLHGFPSSSHMYRDVMKKLAADFHVVAPDYPGFGFSDAPSTKEYEYTFHNVSLLMDAFVDKLNIDSFYIMMQDYGGPIGFRMALRRPEKVKGFIVQNANAYFEGLSGEWAQKYSALLEANDAKGVLDLQNWWMSLEGIKAMYLGGVKDPSKVDPISYLTDEAFLRREGINQIQVTFLNNYGSNFDRYPAWQKYLRDHQPPTLVIWGIHDKFFSVEGAKAFSKDLKDVETHLIDGSHFLLELHSDVAAKLIKDFINRI; this is translated from the coding sequence ATGAAAAAAATAAAAAATACAATTCTTGGGTTCTTATTCGTCATTTTGGCACAGTTGGCAATCGGACAGCAAGGCAAGGAAAAATCCAACAAAGAGATTTCCCATAGCGTGACCTATTTAGAGACCGCGCACCGAAAAATAGAGGTCAACGGTCTTTCCATTTTCTATAGGGAAACAGGTGACCCGAACAAGGAAACCATATTAATGCTACATGGTTTCCCCAGTTCTTCACACATGTACAGGGATGTAATGAAAAAGTTGGCCGCAGATTTTCATGTGGTCGCACCAGACTATCCGGGCTTTGGTTTCAGCGATGCCCCATCAACAAAAGAATATGAATACACCTTTCACAACGTGTCTTTATTGATGGATGCGTTTGTCGATAAGCTAAATATAGACTCTTTCTACATCATGATGCAAGATTATGGTGGTCCCATTGGGTTTAGAATGGCACTTCGCCGTCCAGAAAAAGTAAAGGGCTTTATTGTACAGAATGCCAATGCGTATTTCGAAGGACTCAGTGGTGAGTGGGCACAAAAATATAGTGCCCTGTTGGAGGCTAACGACGCCAAAGGCGTTCTAGACCTACAGAACTGGTGGATGTCATTGGAAGGCATAAAGGCCATGTACCTGGGTGGGGTCAAAGACCCTTCAAAAGTAGACCCCATATCGTATTTGACCGACGAAGCATTTTTGAGAAGGGAAGGCATCAATCAGATACAGGTCACTTTCTTAAATAACTATGGTAGCAACTTCGACAGATATCCTGCATGGCAGAAATACTTACGGGACCATCAACCTCCTACCCTTGTCATTTGGGGAATCCATGATAAGTTCTTCAGCGTTGAGGGTGCCAAGGCTTTCTCAAAAGACCTAAAAGATGTGGAGACCCATCTGATAGACGGAAGCCACTTTCTGCTGGAACTCCATTCCGATGTGGCTGCAAAACTTATAAAAGACTTCATTAACAGAATCTAG
- a CDS encoding PQQ-binding-like beta-propeller repeat protein, which yields MKQVITVLFISVCLSVFSCSTSEEVSNDPISEDEKKEVPSTDSEPEDDPPPVVNGTSFSRTFGGTAEDLARLVLQTPDEGYLLIGRSESTNGDVASNYGGFDYWVVKLNNKGDFEWEKSFGGSGLDEPQSAALTSDGGLVISGFTDSSDGDITGYHGGHDIWVIKLDSDGNLQWQKAIGGSGFEHASSIIQTIDGGYILAGDTNSVDGDAYNEEPANLDSWIVKLDESGEISWNQRLGGTNKDYGIEILEVLNSGYLVAGHSQSQDGDVTGNHGFSDYWVAQLDMTGAIVWEKSFGGSNEEFLYKIRPTTDGGYAILGFSNSFDGDISEPNFNADIWVIKIDAVGNLIWEKSIGNSKGSQSLVSIEESQLGYLYLTGLSHNTEGNHGLSDCWLVKLTENGEMVWEKSFGGTDFDAGYAIKSTTDGGFVIGGYSKSSDEDLSENKGDSDFWILKLNAEGDL from the coding sequence ATGAAGCAAGTAATTACTGTTTTATTTATATCCGTTTGTTTAAGTGTTTTTTCGTGTAGTACTTCTGAGGAAGTTTCAAATGACCCTATCTCTGAAGACGAAAAAAAGGAAGTTCCTAGTACAGACTCGGAACCAGAAGACGACCCACCTCCTGTAGTCAACGGCACAAGCTTTTCAAGGACTTTTGGTGGTACCGCAGAGGATTTGGCACGATTGGTATTACAGACTCCTGACGAAGGTTATTTATTGATTGGGAGATCAGAATCTACCAACGGTGATGTGGCTAGCAATTACGGAGGGTTTGATTATTGGGTAGTAAAACTAAATAACAAAGGTGATTTCGAATGGGAAAAATCTTTCGGAGGATCTGGACTTGATGAACCACAGAGCGCTGCTCTTACCAGTGATGGCGGTCTTGTGATTTCTGGCTTTACGGATTCTTCGGATGGTGACATTACAGGCTACCATGGCGGTCATGACATTTGGGTGATCAAATTGGACAGCGATGGTAATTTGCAATGGCAAAAAGCAATTGGGGGTTCTGGGTTTGAGCATGCCAGTTCGATAATTCAAACCATCGATGGGGGATATATTTTAGCAGGAGACACAAATTCAGTTGATGGCGATGCCTATAACGAAGAGCCTGCCAATCTAGACAGTTGGATAGTAAAGTTGGATGAATCTGGTGAAATATCATGGAACCAAAGACTTGGAGGTACAAACAAAGATTATGGAATCGAGATCCTGGAAGTGTTGAACAGCGGTTATCTTGTAGCAGGTCATTCCCAATCTCAAGATGGAGATGTTACCGGCAATCACGGATTTTCTGATTATTGGGTTGCCCAACTTGATATGACCGGTGCTATTGTATGGGAAAAATCATTTGGGGGATCTAACGAAGAATTCCTTTACAAAATACGGCCGACAACAGATGGTGGTTATGCGATACTGGGATTTTCTAACTCTTTTGATGGCGATATAAGTGAACCCAATTTTAATGCCGATATATGGGTAATTAAGATTGATGCAGTTGGCAATTTGATCTGGGAAAAGTCAATTGGCAATTCTAAAGGCTCTCAATCATTGGTTTCAATCGAGGAGAGCCAACTCGGATATTTATATCTAACAGGACTCTCCCATAATACGGAAGGAAATCATGGACTATCTGATTGTTGGTTGGTCAAATTGACGGAAAACGGTGAAATGGTATGGGAAAAATCTTTTGGCGGAACAGATTTTGACGCTGGCTATGCAATCAAATCAACGACTGATGGAGGTTTTGTCATAGGCGGTTATTCAAAATCCTCAGATGAAGACCTCTCCGAAAATAAGGGTGATTCAGATTTTTGGATTCTGAAATTAAATGCGGAAGGTGACCTTTAA
- a CDS encoding peroxiredoxin-like family protein yields MKEVVVPSYKEGLKELRGSLAYMLPGDALEIFDVDAKALQKEHTSVLNLNIGDKATDFTLSNAVNKSVNLYEVLKTDRVVLTFYRGAWCPYCNLALNQYQAILPDIKDAGATLIAISPQSPDGSLNMQERNGLQFEVLSDNGNLIAKEYTTVHAYPKNSLDTMIEMGYDYDSYNSDEDSALPVPATFIIERDATISFARSEGADYRNRVEPKEIINALNK; encoded by the coding sequence ATGAAAGAGGTTGTAGTTCCTTCCTATAAAGAAGGCTTGAAAGAACTGAGAGGGAGTCTTGCATATATGCTGCCGGGCGATGCGCTGGAGATATTTGATGTGGATGCCAAGGCCCTTCAAAAAGAACATACATCTGTTTTAAACCTCAATATCGGGGACAAGGCCACCGATTTTACCTTATCAAATGCGGTCAATAAAAGTGTCAACTTATATGAAGTATTAAAAACAGATAGGGTCGTACTCACTTTTTATAGGGGCGCCTGGTGCCCCTACTGTAACCTGGCCCTCAATCAATATCAGGCCATCTTACCTGACATTAAGGATGCTGGCGCCACACTGATCGCCATTTCGCCGCAAAGCCCTGACGGGTCTTTGAACATGCAAGAGCGAAACGGGCTCCAGTTCGAGGTATTGAGCGATAACGGAAACCTTATCGCCAAAGAGTACACCACTGTCCACGCCTATCCGAAAAATTCATTGGATACCATGATCGAAATGGGATACGATTACGATAGCTATAACTCCGATGAAGATAGTGCGCTACCGGTACCGGCAACCTTTATCATTGAAAGGGATGCCACAATCTCATTTGCCAGATCAGAAGGGGCAGATTATCGGAATCGTGTAGAGCCAAAAGAAATCATTAACGCCTTAAATAAATAG
- a CDS encoding class I SAM-dependent methyltransferase, which translates to MGGVLIIALVLATLFMVPASLQTWFGLAILLAVLNILASLFVSWYVYDYSNLYAFTWLDKVKLPKAVNIVNINAGFDETSALIKDKFTEAKLNVFDFYDPLKHTEVSIKRARKAYPPYPNTIAIQTTTIPLDTGALDIAFGLLSAHEIRNAKERSDFFKEVNRILQAEGKFVVVEHQRDLANLLAFGMGAFHFYSPKEWLQTFRSASFKITDSFKITPFVTAYILEKNGNTP; encoded by the coding sequence ATGGGAGGAGTACTGATTATCGCATTGGTTTTAGCGACTCTATTTATGGTTCCGGCATCTCTTCAGACATGGTTCGGCCTTGCTATACTTTTGGCTGTCCTAAATATTTTGGCATCGCTGTTCGTATCCTGGTATGTATATGACTATTCTAATCTGTATGCGTTTACTTGGCTTGACAAAGTAAAACTTCCTAAAGCAGTCAACATTGTCAATATCAACGCCGGGTTTGATGAGACAAGTGCACTAATCAAAGATAAATTCACAGAAGCCAAACTAAACGTTTTTGATTTTTATGACCCCTTGAAACATACCGAAGTTTCCATAAAAAGAGCAAGAAAGGCCTATCCTCCCTATCCAAACACTATAGCCATACAGACCACTACTATCCCCTTGGATACCGGAGCTCTTGATATTGCTTTCGGCTTATTGTCAGCACATGAAATCAGGAATGCTAAAGAAAGAAGTGATTTCTTCAAGGAAGTCAATCGTATTCTACAAGCTGAGGGAAAATTTGTCGTGGTTGAACACCAGAGAGACCTGGCCAATTTATTGGCGTTCGGTATGGGAGCGTTTCACTTTTATAGTCCAAAAGAGTGGTTGCAAACGTTCAGGTCGGCTTCTTTTAAGATTACAGATTCATTCAAAATTACACCTTTTGTAACCGCTTATATCCTTGAAAAAAATGGAAATACACCTTAA
- a CDS encoding DUF6503 family protein → MRKQFIKIVSVALTMFATSVQAQDARGLITKVVEANGGIKALRKLKDVSFDYTFKVSASNVVDVSKERYIFNGEVSYGKYTKRQVYALPQLKGTHTQFFDGKKTISMIDGSIITEQQPAYIGHALRKTNYYWFTMMFKLLDPGVNHKQLADRKVNGISYKIVEMTFGENVGESDDKYLLYINPDTYRIDQFLYTAKGFGVTEPSLMKLKYEKFGEVYLTTYRKYAPADWNGNVVKEAWTEQFTKNVKFNNGFDLNNIQN, encoded by the coding sequence ATGAGAAAACAGTTCATTAAAATCGTTTCGGTTGCACTGACAATGTTCGCAACCTCTGTTCAAGCACAAGATGCCAGAGGGCTCATTACAAAAGTGGTCGAGGCCAACGGCGGTATCAAGGCCCTACGCAAATTAAAGGACGTATCCTTTGACTATACCTTCAAAGTATCAGCAAGCAATGTTGTCGATGTATCTAAGGAAAGGTACATTTTCAATGGGGAAGTATCCTACGGTAAATACACCAAAAGACAGGTCTATGCCCTGCCCCAACTAAAGGGAACACATACCCAGTTTTTTGATGGTAAAAAGACCATTTCAATGATCGATGGCAGTATCATCACGGAACAACAACCTGCCTATATCGGGCATGCGCTCAGGAAGACCAATTACTACTGGTTCACCATGATGTTCAAACTTTTAGATCCAGGGGTCAACCACAAACAATTGGCAGATAGAAAGGTGAATGGAATCTCTTACAAAATAGTGGAAATGACCTTCGGTGAAAACGTTGGGGAGTCTGACGATAAATATTTACTCTATATCAATCCTGATACTTATAGAATCGACCAGTTTCTATATACCGCAAAAGGTTTTGGGGTAACGGAACCAAGTCTGATGAAGCTCAAGTACGAGAAATTTGGTGAGGTATATTTGACCACCTATCGCAAGTACGCCCCAGCTGACTGGAACGGTAATGTTGTAAAAGAGGCTTGGACGGAACAGTTCACCAAGAACGTGAAGTTCAACAATGGATTCGATTTGAACAACATCCAAAATTGA
- a CDS encoding Crp/Fnr family transcriptional regulator, with translation MEKFEPILKNVARNVKLTDKEKELFTSIIKTSRVKKRQFVIQPGYPCEYRNYIVKGAFRMFLLDEKGKEHTVNIGIEDWFFTDFYSHIYKKPSNFFAEALEDSVIFQMSYEDVEKTCSKSHAISQYWRVILEKAYANSKNRIVSTFSKTSEERYWEYFNKYPQIVNRVPQYVVASYLGISPEFLSKIRARPLKKT, from the coding sequence ATGGAGAAATTTGAACCGATATTAAAAAACGTTGCCCGTAATGTTAAGCTGACAGATAAAGAAAAGGAATTGTTCACCTCTATTATCAAGACTTCGAGGGTGAAGAAAAGACAGTTCGTAATCCAGCCTGGTTACCCATGTGAATACAGAAATTATATTGTAAAAGGGGCTTTTCGTATGTTTCTTTTAGATGAAAAGGGAAAGGAACACACTGTTAATATTGGAATCGAAGACTGGTTTTTTACTGATTTCTACAGCCATATTTACAAAAAGCCCTCTAACTTTTTTGCGGAAGCCCTAGAAGATTCCGTCATATTTCAAATGAGCTACGAAGATGTCGAAAAAACATGTTCAAAAAGTCATGCCATAAGTCAATATTGGAGGGTCATTTTGGAAAAAGCCTATGCGAACTCCAAAAATAGGATTGTTTCCACCTTCAGCAAAACTTCTGAAGAGCGCTATTGGGAGTACTTCAACAAGTATCCGCAAATCGTCAACAGGGTCCCCCAGTACGTTGTTGCCTCTTATCTGGGAATTTCCCCTGAATTTTTAAGCAAAATTCGCGCTCGCCCATTGAAGAAGACTTGA
- a CDS encoding DoxX-like family protein has protein sequence MVNYLHKSLNYFIALVWLINGLLCKVLNLVPRHQEIVGRILGEDYSRPLTFAIGLAEIGMAIWVLSGFKSRLNAILQILVVITMNVLEFILVPDLLLWGKFNALFAFLFILIIYVNEYHLKNQVNPHP, from the coding sequence ATGGTGAACTATCTTCATAAATCCCTTAACTATTTTATTGCTCTTGTCTGGCTAATAAACGGGCTTTTATGTAAAGTGCTCAACCTAGTTCCTCGACATCAAGAGATTGTGGGCCGGATACTTGGCGAAGATTATTCAAGACCGTTGACCTTTGCCATTGGCCTTGCGGAAATTGGTATGGCCATCTGGGTTTTGAGTGGTTTTAAATCACGCCTGAATGCCATACTTCAGATTCTGGTGGTCATCACCATGAATGTTCTTGAATTTATTCTTGTTCCTGATCTATTGTTATGGGGAAAGTTCAATGCCCTTTTTGCATTTTTATTTATACTTATCATATACGTCAATGAGTATCATTTGAAAAACCAAGTAAACCCACATCCTTAA